In the Vulpes lagopus strain Blue_001 chromosome 16, ASM1834538v1, whole genome shotgun sequence genome, one interval contains:
- the PCID2 gene encoding PCI domain-containing protein 2 isoform X1, whose product MAHITINQYLQQVYEAIDTRDGASCAELVSFKHPHVANPRLQMASPEEKCQQVLEPPYDEMFAAHLRCTYAVGNHDFVEAYKCQTVIVQSFLRAFQAHKEENWALPVMYAVALDLRIFANNADQQLVKKGKSKVGDMLEKAAELLMSCFRVCASDTRAGIEDSKKWGMLFLVNQLFKIYFKINKLHLCKPLIRAIDSSNLKDDYSTAQRVTFRYYVGRKAMFDSDFKQAEEYLSFAFEHCHRSSQKNKRMILIYLLPVKMLLGHMPTIELLRKYHLMQFAEVTKAVSEGNLLLLNEALTKHETFFIRCGIFLILEKLKIITYRNLFKKVYLLLRTHQLSLDAFLVALKFMQVEDVDIDEVQCILANLIYMGHIKGYISHQHQKLVVSKQNPFPPLSTVC is encoded by the exons ATGGCGCACATCACCATCAACCAGTACCTACAGCAG GTCTATGAAGCCATTGATACCAGAGACGGGGCATCCTGTGCGGAGCTGGTGTCTTTCAAGCATCCTCATGTCGCCAACCCACGGCTTCAG ATGGCCTCCCCGGAAGAGAAGTGTCAGCAGGTTTTGGAACCCCCTTATGATGAAATGTTTGCTGCTCATTTAAG GTGCACTTACGCGGTGGGGAACCATGACTTTGTAGAGGCGTACAAATGCCAGACTGTCATCGTcca GTCATTCCTGCGTGCATTTCAAGCtcacaaagaagaaaactg GGCTCTGCCTGTCATGTATGCTGTAGCGCTTGACCTTCGAATATTTGCCAATAAT GCAGACCAGCAGTTGGTAAAGAAAGGGAAGAGCAAAGTTGGAGACATGCTGGAAAAAGCTGCCGAGCTGCTGATGAGCTGCTTCCGCGTCTGTGCCAGtgacac TCGGGCTGGCATTGAGGACTCGAAGAAGTGGGGGATGCTGTTCCTGGTGAACCAGCTCTTCAAGATCTACTTTAAG ATCAACAAGCTGCACCTGTGCAAGCCCCTCATCAGAGCCATCGACAGCTCAAACCTGAAAGATGACTATAGCACTGCCCAGAGGGTGACATTCAGGTACTACGTTGGGCGTAAGGCCATGTTCGACAGCGACTTCAAGCaag CTGAGGAGTACCTGTCCTTTGCCTTCGAGCACTGTCACCGCTCAAGTCAGAAGAACAAAAGGATGATTCTGATATATTTGCTTCCAGTAAAAATGCTGCTG GGTCACATGCCGACCATCGAGTTGTTGAGGAAGTACCATCTCATGCAGTTTGCCGAGGTGACCAAAGCTGTCAg TGAAGGCAACCTTCTGCTCTTGAACGAGGCCCTGACGAAGCATGAGACCTTCTTTATTCGCTGCGGCATCTTCCTCATCCTTGAGAAGCTGAAGATAATCACCTACAGGAATCTCTTCAAGAAAGT GTACCTGCTACTCAGAACACACCAGCTGTCTCTGGACGCTTTTCTGGTGGCCTTGAAGTTCATGCAGGTGGAAGATGTGGACATTGACGAGGTGCAGTGTATCCTGGCCAACCTGATCTACATG GGTCACATCAAAGGCTACATATCACATCAGCATCAGAAGCTCGTTGTTAGCAAACAAAACCCGTTCCCTCCGCTGTCAACAGTGTGTTGA
- the PCID2 gene encoding PCI domain-containing protein 2 isoform X2 — protein MASPEEKCQQVLEPPYDEMFAAHLRCTYAVGNHDFVEAYKCQTVIVQSFLRAFQAHKEENWALPVMYAVALDLRIFANNADQQLVKKGKSKVGDMLEKAAELLMSCFRVCASDTRAGIEDSKKWGMLFLVNQLFKIYFKINKLHLCKPLIRAIDSSNLKDDYSTAQRVTFRYYVGRKAMFDSDFKQAEEYLSFAFEHCHRSSQKNKRMILIYLLPVKMLLGHMPTIELLRKYHLMQFAEVTKAVSEGNLLLLNEALTKHETFFIRCGIFLILEKLKIITYRNLFKKVYLLLRTHQLSLDAFLVALKFMQVEDVDIDEVQCILANLIYMGHIKGYISHQHQKLVVSKQNPFPPLSTVC, from the exons ATGGCCTCCCCGGAAGAGAAGTGTCAGCAGGTTTTGGAACCCCCTTATGATGAAATGTTTGCTGCTCATTTAAG GTGCACTTACGCGGTGGGGAACCATGACTTTGTAGAGGCGTACAAATGCCAGACTGTCATCGTcca GTCATTCCTGCGTGCATTTCAAGCtcacaaagaagaaaactg GGCTCTGCCTGTCATGTATGCTGTAGCGCTTGACCTTCGAATATTTGCCAATAAT GCAGACCAGCAGTTGGTAAAGAAAGGGAAGAGCAAAGTTGGAGACATGCTGGAAAAAGCTGCCGAGCTGCTGATGAGCTGCTTCCGCGTCTGTGCCAGtgacac TCGGGCTGGCATTGAGGACTCGAAGAAGTGGGGGATGCTGTTCCTGGTGAACCAGCTCTTCAAGATCTACTTTAAG ATCAACAAGCTGCACCTGTGCAAGCCCCTCATCAGAGCCATCGACAGCTCAAACCTGAAAGATGACTATAGCACTGCCCAGAGGGTGACATTCAGGTACTACGTTGGGCGTAAGGCCATGTTCGACAGCGACTTCAAGCaag CTGAGGAGTACCTGTCCTTTGCCTTCGAGCACTGTCACCGCTCAAGTCAGAAGAACAAAAGGATGATTCTGATATATTTGCTTCCAGTAAAAATGCTGCTG GGTCACATGCCGACCATCGAGTTGTTGAGGAAGTACCATCTCATGCAGTTTGCCGAGGTGACCAAAGCTGTCAg TGAAGGCAACCTTCTGCTCTTGAACGAGGCCCTGACGAAGCATGAGACCTTCTTTATTCGCTGCGGCATCTTCCTCATCCTTGAGAAGCTGAAGATAATCACCTACAGGAATCTCTTCAAGAAAGT GTACCTGCTACTCAGAACACACCAGCTGTCTCTGGACGCTTTTCTGGTGGCCTTGAAGTTCATGCAGGTGGAAGATGTGGACATTGACGAGGTGCAGTGTATCCTGGCCAACCTGATCTACATG GGTCACATCAAAGGCTACATATCACATCAGCATCAGAAGCTCGTTGTTAGCAAACAAAACCCGTTCCCTCCGCTGTCAACAGTGTGTTGA
- the PCID2 gene encoding PCI domain-containing protein 2 isoform X3 has translation MLEKAAELLMSCFRVCASDTRAGIEDSKKWGMLFLVNQLFKIYFKINKLHLCKPLIRAIDSSNLKDDYSTAQRVTFRYYVGRKAMFDSDFKQAEEYLSFAFEHCHRSSQKNKRMILIYLLPVKMLLGHMPTIELLRKYHLMQFAEVTKAVSEGNLLLLNEALTKHETFFIRCGIFLILEKLKIITYRNLFKKVYLLLRTHQLSLDAFLVALKFMQVEDVDIDEVQCILANLIYMGHIKGYISHQHQKLVVSKQNPFPPLSTVC, from the exons ATGCTGGAAAAAGCTGCCGAGCTGCTGATGAGCTGCTTCCGCGTCTGTGCCAGtgacac TCGGGCTGGCATTGAGGACTCGAAGAAGTGGGGGATGCTGTTCCTGGTGAACCAGCTCTTCAAGATCTACTTTAAG ATCAACAAGCTGCACCTGTGCAAGCCCCTCATCAGAGCCATCGACAGCTCAAACCTGAAAGATGACTATAGCACTGCCCAGAGGGTGACATTCAGGTACTACGTTGGGCGTAAGGCCATGTTCGACAGCGACTTCAAGCaag CTGAGGAGTACCTGTCCTTTGCCTTCGAGCACTGTCACCGCTCAAGTCAGAAGAACAAAAGGATGATTCTGATATATTTGCTTCCAGTAAAAATGCTGCTG GGTCACATGCCGACCATCGAGTTGTTGAGGAAGTACCATCTCATGCAGTTTGCCGAGGTGACCAAAGCTGTCAg TGAAGGCAACCTTCTGCTCTTGAACGAGGCCCTGACGAAGCATGAGACCTTCTTTATTCGCTGCGGCATCTTCCTCATCCTTGAGAAGCTGAAGATAATCACCTACAGGAATCTCTTCAAGAAAGT GTACCTGCTACTCAGAACACACCAGCTGTCTCTGGACGCTTTTCTGGTGGCCTTGAAGTTCATGCAGGTGGAAGATGTGGACATTGACGAGGTGCAGTGTATCCTGGCCAACCTGATCTACATG GGTCACATCAAAGGCTACATATCACATCAGCATCAGAAGCTCGTTGTTAGCAAACAAAACCCGTTCCCTCCGCTGTCAACAGTGTGTTGA